In Alkalihalobacillus sp. FSL W8-0930, a single window of DNA contains:
- a CDS encoding SpoIIE family protein phosphatase, which produces MVMYTQDHHIEVAVLERSKNNGEYCGDAHTVINTEDYVVCAVIDGLGSGEGASESAQAAAEVVNLDHHLPVKEIVERCNQALLNKRGAVLTVVKLDLKERKISYSNMGNIGFTMYNPNGTAVQPISRRGYLCGRNEKIQESQYHYDEGTIFILYSDGVASPPPKLTLLEINSLSENNNRIFDAAKYVDNDDVTLLIGKLK; this is translated from the coding sequence ATGGTTATGTATACGCAAGATCATCACATTGAAGTCGCTGTCTTAGAACGATCAAAGAATAACGGAGAGTATTGTGGAGATGCTCATACTGTTATTAATACAGAGGATTATGTGGTATGTGCCGTCATTGACGGTTTAGGAAGTGGAGAAGGGGCAAGCGAATCAGCACAAGCTGCAGCTGAAGTCGTGAATCTTGATCACCATTTACCCGTAAAAGAGATTGTTGAGAGGTGTAACCAAGCATTACTCAACAAGCGTGGTGCAGTTTTAACGGTTGTTAAGCTGGATTTGAAAGAACGCAAGATCAGTTACAGCAACATGGGTAACATCGGATTTACGATGTATAATCCGAATGGAACAGCCGTTCAACCGATTTCGAGAAGAGGATACTTGTGTGGTCGAAATGAAAAGATACAAGAAAGTCAATACCATTACGATGAAGGAACGATCTTTATCCTCTATTCAGATGGTGTGGCAAGTCCTCCTCCGAAATTAACCCTACTTGAGATCAACAGCTTAAGTGAAAACAATAATCGAATATTCGATGCAGCCAAATATGTAGATAATGATGATGTCACTTTGTTAATAGGGAAATTAAAATAA
- a CDS encoding Tex family protein has product MEESKESMMQQIATELTVKVAHVKQVIAMMDEGNTVPFIARYRKEMTGGMDEVQLKELAERWTYVNQLTDRKAEVIRLIDAQEKLTDELRQAIEAADKLQIIEDLYRPYKQKRRTRATVAKEKGLEPLAEWLFALPKSGEPTDEAKTYISEEHEIETVEAALEGAQDIIAEWVADDADLRSLIRTKTIKEGNLVAEVKNQEADEKGVFEMYYDYSEPLKSIAPHRVLAVNRGEKEGILKVRVSAPDDRLTSELVRKTIRSFGSKAVPYVEVAVQDSYKRLIQPSIEREVRNELNEAGEEQAIHIFAENLRNLLLQPPMKQQIVLGVDPAYRTGCKLAVVDHTGKVLDIRVIYPTPPKSQVEQSSKVVKQLIKQFGVNVIAIGNGTASRETEQFIADTIREVEDEVFYVIVNEAGASVYSASDNGREEFPDLQVEERSAISIARRLQDPLAELVKIDPKSVGVGQYQHDVSQKKLTESLSFVVETVVNRVGVNVNTASAALLQYVAGLSKTVANNIIKKRDEEGRFNSRAELKKIPRLGAKTYEQCIGFLRIQNGKQPLDATGIHPESYKVAASILEKAAIPATDIGTDVAKERLQAMNVQSLAEELNIGLPTLQDIIDAFIRPTRDPRDEVAKPLLKQDVLKMEDLEPGMELEGTVRNVVDFGAFVDIGVKQDGLVHISKLTKRFVKNPMDVVAVGDIVTVWVSSVDVQKGRIALTMLPPENQTLSS; this is encoded by the coding sequence ATGGAAGAGTCAAAGGAATCAATGATGCAGCAGATTGCCACAGAATTAACAGTAAAAGTAGCACACGTCAAACAAGTGATTGCCATGATGGACGAAGGGAATACTGTCCCGTTTATAGCGAGATATCGTAAAGAAATGACAGGTGGAATGGATGAAGTTCAGCTGAAAGAACTTGCTGAGCGTTGGACTTATGTCAACCAATTAACCGACCGCAAAGCAGAGGTCATTCGCCTCATTGATGCACAAGAGAAGCTTACAGATGAATTACGCCAAGCCATTGAAGCAGCGGATAAATTACAAATCATCGAAGACTTATACAGACCATATAAGCAAAAACGCCGCACTAGAGCAACCGTTGCGAAGGAAAAAGGGCTAGAACCACTAGCAGAATGGTTATTTGCCTTACCAAAAAGCGGTGAGCCAACAGATGAAGCAAAGACATACATATCTGAAGAGCATGAAATTGAAACAGTGGAAGCCGCACTTGAAGGGGCGCAGGACATTATCGCTGAGTGGGTTGCAGATGACGCAGACCTCAGAAGTCTTATTCGGACCAAAACGATTAAAGAAGGTAACTTAGTAGCTGAAGTGAAGAATCAGGAAGCAGATGAAAAAGGTGTGTTCGAGATGTATTACGATTATTCCGAACCACTTAAATCGATTGCGCCTCACCGTGTGTTAGCTGTAAACCGTGGGGAGAAGGAAGGCATTCTTAAAGTACGTGTGAGTGCTCCAGATGATCGATTAACAAGTGAGCTTGTTCGTAAAACGATTCGTTCATTTGGTTCAAAAGCAGTTCCTTATGTAGAAGTTGCAGTCCAAGACAGCTACAAACGTCTAATCCAGCCATCAATTGAACGAGAAGTGCGTAATGAATTGAACGAGGCAGGAGAAGAGCAGGCCATTCATATCTTCGCTGAGAACCTGCGTAATCTATTGCTTCAGCCACCGATGAAGCAGCAAATTGTCCTTGGAGTTGACCCAGCGTACCGGACAGGCTGTAAGCTGGCCGTCGTGGACCATACAGGGAAGGTACTGGATATTCGAGTGATTTATCCAACACCACCCAAATCCCAAGTAGAACAATCATCCAAAGTGGTGAAACAGCTTATTAAGCAGTTTGGTGTAAACGTCATTGCCATCGGAAATGGAACGGCATCCAGAGAAACGGAGCAATTCATCGCAGATACGATTCGTGAGGTAGAAGATGAAGTCTTTTACGTGATCGTAAATGAAGCTGGAGCGAGTGTGTACTCAGCTTCGGACAATGGGCGTGAAGAATTCCCGGATCTGCAGGTAGAAGAGCGCAGTGCCATCTCGATTGCCCGCAGACTTCAGGACCCACTGGCAGAGCTTGTCAAAATTGATCCGAAATCAGTCGGTGTTGGTCAATACCAGCATGATGTGTCTCAAAAGAAACTAACAGAGTCCCTATCCTTTGTTGTCGAAACCGTAGTAAACCGAGTAGGGGTGAATGTGAACACCGCATCCGCTGCGCTCCTGCAATACGTAGCAGGCTTATCTAAAACAGTAGCCAACAATATCATCAAAAAGCGTGATGAAGAAGGCCGCTTTAATAGCCGAGCAGAATTAAAGAAAATCCCACGTCTTGGCGCCAAAACATACGAACAGTGTATTGGGTTCCTGCGTATTCAAAATGGTAAGCAGCCACTTGACGCCACGGGTATTCACCCAGAGAGCTACAAGGTTGCAGCGTCCATCCTGGAGAAAGCAGCCATTCCGGCGACAGACATTGGCACAGACGTGGCGAAGGAGCGACTACAGGCAATGAACGTTCAATCCTTGGCAGAAGAGTTGAACATTGGTCTTCCAACCTTACAGGATATCATTGATGCCTTTATCCGCCCAACACGTGACCCACGTGATGAAGTAGCCAAGCCACTTCTAAAGCAAGACGTCTTAAAGATGGAAGACCTGGAGCCAGGGATGGAGCTTGAAGGAACCGTCCGTAACGTTGTTGACTTTGGTGCCTTTGTGGACATCGGCGTTAAACAAGATGGACTCGTCCACATTTCGAAGCTCACAAAACGTTTTGTGAAAAATCCAATGGATGTTGTTGCAGTCGGAGATATCGTCACCGTCTGGGTCTCATCTGTAGATGTACAAAAAGGAAGAATCGCTTTAACGATGCTCCCACCAGAAAATCAGACCCTTTCTTCATAA
- the cmpA gene encoding cortex morphogenetic protein CmpA, whose product MPNWLKKQLKRAFVEKNKYQLRVLNQCWFYYQQKDGEKQK is encoded by the coding sequence GTGCCTAACTGGTTAAAGAAGCAACTGAAACGTGCATTCGTCGAGAAGAACAAGTATCAGCTCCGCGTGTTGAACCAGTGCTGGTTTTATTATCAACAAAAGGACGGGGAGAAACAGAAATAG
- a CDS encoding SprT family protein — protein MREQDLQQLVEDLSNTYFKRPFLHKARFNPRLRTTGGRYFLRSHDIEINPKMLEAFGEEELIGIIKHELCHYHLHILKRGYQHKDQDFKQLLAQVGGLRHCQVIEGAQNTPKQLHTYICTNCTQTYTRKRRVNTARYACGKCRGKLKKV, from the coding sequence ATGCGCGAGCAAGACCTGCAGCAGCTCGTTGAAGACCTGTCTAACACATACTTCAAACGACCCTTTCTGCACAAAGCCCGCTTTAACCCAAGACTCCGAACGACCGGAGGAAGGTACTTCTTACGCTCACATGACATTGAAATCAATCCTAAGATGCTTGAAGCCTTTGGGGAAGAAGAGCTCATTGGCATCATCAAACACGAGCTGTGCCATTACCACCTACATATTTTAAAAAGAGGCTACCAGCATAAGGATCAGGACTTTAAACAGCTCCTGGCCCAAGTAGGAGGGCTAAGACATTGCCAGGTCATTGAAGGCGCGCAAAATACCCCGAAACAGCTGCATACCTACATATGCACAAACTGCACACAAACCTACACACGCAAACGCAGAGTCAACACCGCGCGTTATGCCTGCGGAAAATGTAGAGGGAAATTAAAAAAAGTTTAA
- a CDS encoding tyrosine-type recombinase/integrase, giving the protein MPIKPTDNGKFKVDVSLGEDPVTGRRRRKIKVFNTRKEAEKYEDELHHIYNTKQIFGERNLSFSLVRDLYLEDCKIHSKQSTFSMIRYVVGKHITPYWENSFLRGITTRDVRKFQEKLIASQMANKSINNIMIILKCIFRKAVEENAMSFNPSDNVKNLRKTTKQMKFWTPDEFKQFLSLIEEEDFLFRAFYSTAYLTGMRCGEMLALNWTDIDPYRREINVYKSLSYNRSELVIAEPKTRSSIRRISVNSKLLLLLDEWKEKQKYLFDRLRMTHTDQTHIFQYKDVPPTKDRFSRKIKLICKDSDLDPIRLHDLRHSHVALLIHQKEDYATIKERLGHASIKTTIDVYGHLYPNKQQETADRLDELF; this is encoded by the coding sequence ATGCCAATCAAACCGACTGACAATGGCAAGTTTAAAGTTGATGTTAGTTTAGGAGAAGATCCAGTTACTGGTCGCAGAAGAAGAAAAATTAAAGTGTTTAACACTAGAAAGGAAGCGGAAAAATACGAAGATGAATTGCATCATATCTATAATACAAAGCAAATTTTTGGAGAACGTAATTTAAGTTTTTCTTTAGTCAGAGATCTGTACCTTGAAGATTGCAAAATACATTCGAAACAAAGCACCTTTTCAATGATCCGTTATGTTGTGGGGAAACATATTACTCCTTACTGGGAGAATAGTTTCTTACGAGGTATCACAACAAGAGATGTGAGGAAATTTCAGGAGAAACTTATTGCTTCTCAGATGGCTAACAAGTCCATTAATAACATTATGATTATACTTAAATGTATTTTCAGAAAAGCTGTTGAAGAGAATGCCATGTCATTTAATCCATCTGATAACGTTAAGAACCTCAGAAAGACCACTAAACAAATGAAGTTTTGGACACCTGATGAGTTTAAACAATTCTTGTCTTTGATCGAAGAAGAAGATTTCCTTTTTAGAGCTTTCTATTCCACAGCTTATTTAACTGGTATGAGATGTGGTGAAATGCTTGCCTTGAATTGGACTGACATTGATCCATATAGACGTGAGATAAATGTCTATAAGTCTTTATCTTATAATAGAAGCGAACTGGTGATAGCTGAACCTAAAACAAGGAGCTCTATTAGACGTATAAGTGTAAATAGTAAGCTTCTTTTATTACTTGATGAATGGAAAGAAAAGCAAAAGTACCTTTTTGATAGGCTAAGAATGACTCACACTGATCAAACACATATCTTCCAGTACAAAGACGTCCCTCCTACTAAAGATCGTTTCAGTAGGAAAATAAAGTTGATATGTAAAGATAGTGACTTAGATCCAATTAGGCTGCATGATTTACGTCATTCTCATGTCGCTTTGCTAATACATCAAAAAGAGGATTATGCTACGATAAAAGAAAGGTTAGGACATGCTTCAATCAAGACTACAATCGATGTTTATGGTCACCTTTATCCTAACAAACAACAAGAAACAGCAGATAGACTCGATGAACTGTTTTAA
- a CDS encoding helix-turn-helix domain-containing protein: MTLGQRLKIARIKSNLKQNEAASKINISGNVLSTYERDIRDPDTQTLKKLAELYNVSADFLLDINSEDTREFDLSSPLDKAFNDVLTELSYKDLKFLSNGEIDDETAQLVKVALKNGVNFVEEYLSAKDNKKK; the protein is encoded by the coding sequence ATGACTTTAGGACAACGTCTTAAAATTGCTAGAATTAAGTCTAACCTCAAACAAAATGAAGCAGCTAGTAAAATTAATATTTCAGGAAACGTATTGTCTACTTACGAACGTGATATTAGAGACCCTGACACACAGACCTTAAAAAAATTAGCCGAGCTATACAATGTATCAGCTGATTTCCTTTTAGATATCAATTCAGAGGATACAAGAGAATTTGATCTTAGTAGTCCTTTAGACAAGGCATTCAATGATGTATTAACAGAATTAAGCTATAAAGACCTTAAGTTTCTTTCTAATGGAGAAATTGATGATGAGACTGCACAGTTAGTCAAAGTAGCTCTTAAAAATGGTGTGAATTTTGTAGAAGAGTATTTATCCGCTAAAGATAACAAGAAAAAGTAA
- a CDS encoding ICEBs1 excisionase: MSEFLTPKDVQQILHVKEAKAYEVIRQLNRELKQEGYMVIRGKVSKSKFEERYVYKGKVG, translated from the coding sequence ATGAGTGAGTTTTTAACACCTAAAGATGTTCAACAGATTCTACATGTAAAGGAAGCAAAAGCTTACGAAGTGATTAGGCAATTAAATAGAGAATTAAAACAAGAAGGGTATATGGTTATCAGAGGAAAAGTGAGTAAGTCTAAGTTTGAAGAAAGATATGTTTATAAAGGTAAGGTGGGTTAA
- a CDS encoding DUF961 family protein yields MNLKAGIKPDQTETFGTLVFMGLARERMYYDREKGERTDKLESRIYNLGSSIQQGQIEVTLPDYIDLKEYDFMSEVELVHPRITARAQVNGTFANIIYTIVAEDIKPLGQKGFDKKPQDNKEPVGAGADKK; encoded by the coding sequence ATGAATTTAAAAGCAGGAATTAAACCGGATCAAACAGAGACATTTGGGACGCTAGTGTTTATGGGGTTAGCAAGAGAAAGAATGTATTATGACCGTGAAAAAGGTGAACGCACAGATAAGTTGGAATCGAGAATCTATAACTTGGGTTCAAGTATTCAACAGGGGCAGATTGAAGTCACGCTACCTGATTATATTGATCTAAAAGAATATGATTTTATGAGTGAAGTTGAACTGGTTCATCCTAGAATCACAGCTAGAGCACAAGTGAATGGAACTTTTGCAAATATCATCTATACGATTGTTGCGGAAGATATTAAACCATTGGGACAAAAAGGCTTTGATAAGAAACCACAGGATAACAAAGAACCAGTTGGAGCAGGGGCAGATAAAAAATAA
- a CDS encoding FtsK/SpoIIIE domain-containing protein, translated as MKNGVRNAILIVFIPIFLLGMYVSFRKHFPIIDWLDIKQYQVFTQLSDWNWLLIARGAGVSFFIGLVAVIIAYLLFHEKYKSIWHRQKITRMFFSNRFVEEQRIQSESQWSEKQVSKNKITYFPRAYYKKKNGHIYIRISMDMSRFQDRYLNLGKDLESGLFCDLVDREVEENFVVFKLLYDASKKRIPIQEVTVQNGSMKLMDGVYWSFDKLPHMLIAGGTGGGKTYFILTIIQAVIKSNAEIKILDPKNADLADLEAVLPKGTVFSKSTGILMTLRKSVEGMMKRSEDMKNMPEYRTGENYAYLGLPPVFIFFDEYVAFMDLLDHTERQEAMGYMKQLVMLGRQMGYFLVLGAQRPDAKYLADGIRDQFNFRVTLGRMSETGYGMMFGDSDKTFINKSVQGRGYADSGTSTIMEFYSPFVPKGYDFMKEIEQASVGEVGASATAVASGNVATASETSVGNERSE; from the coding sequence ATGAAGAATGGTGTGCGGAATGCGATATTAATAGTGTTCATTCCTATTTTCCTTTTAGGAATGTATGTTAGTTTTCGTAAACACTTTCCTATCATTGATTGGTTAGACATTAAGCAGTATCAAGTGTTTACTCAACTAAGCGATTGGAATTGGTTATTGATTGCAAGAGGGGCAGGGGTGTCGTTTTTTATTGGATTGGTAGCTGTGATCATTGCTTATCTTCTTTTTCATGAGAAATATAAAAGTATATGGCACAGACAAAAGATTACTAGAATGTTCTTTTCAAATCGCTTTGTAGAAGAACAACGTATACAAAGTGAATCGCAATGGTCAGAGAAACAGGTGAGTAAAAATAAAATTACTTACTTTCCAAGAGCCTATTATAAGAAAAAGAATGGTCATATCTATATCAGAATTTCGATGGATATGAGCCGATTTCAAGACCGTTATCTAAACCTAGGGAAGGATTTAGAGAGTGGTCTTTTTTGTGATCTCGTAGACCGTGAAGTGGAAGAAAACTTTGTGGTATTCAAGTTATTGTACGACGCTAGTAAGAAACGGATTCCAATACAGGAAGTGACCGTTCAGAACGGATCTATGAAGTTGATGGATGGCGTGTATTGGTCGTTTGATAAACTTCCGCACATGCTGATCGCAGGTGGAACAGGTGGAGGGAAGACTTACTTTATCTTAACGATTATACAAGCGGTGATTAAATCAAATGCTGAAATTAAAATACTTGATCCTAAAAATGCTGACTTGGCTGACTTAGAAGCGGTATTGCCAAAAGGTACGGTCTTTTCAAAGTCTACAGGGATTCTTATGACGCTTAGAAAGTCAGTCGAAGGAATGATGAAACGTTCCGAGGACATGAAAAACATGCCCGAGTATCGAACGGGTGAAAACTATGCTTACTTAGGCTTGCCACCTGTTTTCATTTTCTTTGATGAATATGTTGCATTCATGGATTTATTGGACCATACCGAAAGACAGGAAGCTATGGGATATATGAAACAACTCGTTATGCTTGGTCGGCAGATGGGTTATTTTTTAGTACTTGGAGCGCAACGACCTGACGCTAAGTATCTAGCCGATGGGATACGTGACCAGTTTAATTTCCGAGTGACGTTAGGCAGAATGTCGGAGACAGGTTACGGGATGATGTTTGGTGATTCGGATAAAACCTTTATTAATAAGAGTGTTCAAGGGCGTGGCTATGCGGATAGTGGTACATCTACCATTATGGAGTTTTACAGTCCATTTGTACCTAAGGGTTATGATTTTATGAAGGAGATAGAGCAAGCGTCCGTTGGAGAGGTTGGCGCGTCGGCGACGGCAGTCGCCAGTGGCAACGTAGCGACAGCCTCGGAAACAAGCGTAGGGAATGAGCGCAGCGAGTGA
- a CDS encoding replication initiation factor domain-containing protein, producing the protein MEHELSAMMDYLRVSFKTQDVDLILEKVVHLKKAYMQELESGFYGYIGTFQLDQIKVFYSKPGDSRGILVEMSGKGCRQFETFLKARNKTWFDFFQDCLNLNGKFSRVDIAIDDRKTYFTVPYLLEKVQHGEAISRFRKSDFNGSVSIKDGSNGGTTLYFGSKKSETYLCFYEKNYEQAEKYDLPIEDMDDWNRYELRMKNERAQKAILSLMKTNQFLDIAMQVVNNYIRFADKDEEKPRSKWETSQFWQDFIGDFGRLSLLMNPEEEFYEKTKRWLNNSCAPSMKMVVEADQVLGTNQLSDMVTNAELTKKQEKMLDVWLGEVKDMVHA; encoded by the coding sequence GTGGAACATGAGTTAAGCGCTATGATGGATTACCTTAGAGTGTCTTTCAAAACACAAGATGTTGATTTAATCCTCGAAAAGGTGGTTCATCTAAAGAAAGCGTACATGCAGGAATTAGAATCAGGCTTTTACGGCTACATTGGAACCTTTCAGCTAGATCAAATCAAAGTCTTCTACTCGAAGCCAGGCGATAGCCGAGGGATACTCGTCGAAATGTCGGGGAAAGGGTGCAGGCAATTTGAGACATTCTTAAAAGCTCGGAATAAGACATGGTTTGATTTCTTTCAAGATTGCTTAAATTTAAATGGCAAGTTTAGTCGGGTAGATATTGCGATTGATGATCGGAAGACCTATTTCACTGTCCCTTATTTGCTTGAAAAGGTTCAACATGGCGAAGCCATATCAAGGTTTAGGAAATCGGATTTTAATGGTTCTGTCAGTATAAAGGATGGCTCAAACGGAGGAACAACCCTATATTTTGGCTCGAAAAAGTCAGAAACATACCTTTGTTTCTATGAGAAGAATTATGAACAGGCTGAAAAATATGATCTACCTATTGAAGATATGGACGACTGGAATCGATATGAACTGCGGATGAAGAATGAACGAGCACAAAAAGCGATTCTTTCACTAATGAAAACGAATCAGTTTTTAGATATCGCTATGCAAGTGGTGAATAACTATATTCGCTTTGCGGATAAGGATGAAGAGAAACCACGTTCCAAATGGGAAACGAGCCAATTTTGGCAGGATTTTATCGGTGACTTTGGGCGTTTAAGCCTGTTGATGAATCCCGAAGAAGAATTTTATGAGAAAACCAAGCGCTGGTTAAATAATTCATGTGCACCATCCATGAAAATGGTTGTTGAAGCAGATCAGGTACTCGGTACGAATCAGCTATCTGATATGGTGACGAATGCTGAATTGACCAAGAAACAAGAAAAAATGCTTGATGTATGGTTGGGCGAAGTCAAAGATATGGTACACGCATAA
- a CDS encoding STAS domain-containing protein, with amino-acid sequence MKSVEISNMMFEDLTSLTSRIYNKTHLADNDLLENLSEKEETLHWTLLNEILLQIKLTLTDESQQGESFTLDFDILDEAAELGMGIFDLIELLSNYRYELLLAYQETCEESNFHSKDCNRLSNKTIRIFDEAILQTSIKYTKRHENHLSLAEEEILSLSAPIVPIKEDVSVIPLVGSLNSQRLDTIFNVTLPNVAEAEVQTLILDFSGIYSFDTFVAGKIFDISKTLKILGVDSVITGLRPELAQTIVQLGLKLNTFTIYKDVKTALRNV; translated from the coding sequence ATGAAATCAGTAGAAATATCGAATATGATGTTTGAAGATCTAACTTCGCTAACCTCCAGAATATACAATAAAACTCACCTTGCAGATAATGACCTTTTAGAGAACCTATCAGAAAAAGAAGAAACATTACATTGGACACTATTAAATGAAATCTTATTACAAATTAAATTAACCCTTACAGATGAATCACAACAAGGAGAATCTTTTACCTTAGATTTTGATATTTTAGACGAAGCAGCAGAACTCGGAATGGGTATTTTTGATCTTATAGAACTTTTAAGTAATTATCGATATGAGTTACTTCTTGCATATCAAGAAACCTGTGAAGAAAGTAACTTCCATTCTAAAGATTGTAATAGACTCTCAAACAAAACTATACGTATCTTTGATGAAGCCATCTTACAAACAAGCATTAAATATACCAAACGTCATGAGAATCACTTATCACTTGCTGAAGAAGAGATTTTATCTCTATCAGCTCCTATCGTTCCTATAAAAGAGGATGTTTCAGTCATTCCTTTAGTAGGTTCTTTGAACAGTCAAAGATTAGATACAATTTTTAATGTTACTCTACCTAATGTTGCTGAAGCCGAAGTTCAAACACTCATCTTAGATTTCTCAGGAATTTACTCATTTGATACGTTCGTAGCAGGTAAGATTTTTGATATCAGTAAAACCTTGAAAATCTTAGGTGTAGATTCTGTAATTACAGGATTAAGACCTGAATTAGCTCAAACGATTGTTCAACTCGGGCTTAAACTTAACACCTTTACTATCTACAAAGATGTAAAAACTGCATTACGAAATGTTTGA